One region of Labrus mixtus chromosome 1, fLabMix1.1, whole genome shotgun sequence genomic DNA includes:
- the LOC132993981 gene encoding guanylyl cyclase-activating protein 2-like, giving the protein MHMYLLISHTKDYFFGFAGVVGFGLNMGQNQQAQYQDVELELISIQDLYKSFIKECPSGSLYLHEFKKMFGVQTGTPESDYMDNIFRAFDMNNDNTMDFIEYVAALNLVLRGKLEDKLRWSFKVFDSDDNGYLDRSELRKIVKIIYRIKKSSVLDETGTVTLTSDQVCDRIFREVDVNSDGEITLEEFVVGAQKSPWLQSFLTLDVNPNGYVHKFMCDRKLAENNDS; this is encoded by the exons ATGCATATGTATTTATTAATTTCGCAcacaaaagattattttttcgGTTTTGCTGGAGTGGTAGGATTTGGACTAAACATGGGACAAAACCAACAAGCACAGTACCAGGATGTCGAACTGGAGTTAATAAGCATCCAGGACCTCTATAAGTCATTCATCAAGGAGTGCCCCAGTGGATCTTTGTACCTGCATGAGTTCAAGAAGATGTTTGGAGTACAGACTGGAACACCCGAATCTGATTACATGGACAACATCTTCAGAGCATTTGATATGAATAAC GATAACACAATGGACTTTATAGAGTATGTGGCTGCACTTAATCTTGTCCTCCGAGGAAAACTTGAAGATAAGCTGCGATGGTCCTTCAAGGTGTTTGACAGCGACGACAACGGTTATCTTGACAGAAGCGAACTACGGAAAATTGTTAAG ATTATTTACAGGATAAAGAAAAGCTCTGTGCTTGATGAAACAGGAACAGTGACCCTCACTTCTGATCAGGTGTGTGACCGCATCTTTCGAGAGGTCGATGTGAACAGTGATG gtgaGATTACACTTGAGGAGTTTGTGGTGGGAGCTCAGAAGAGTCCGTGGCTACAGAGCTTCCTAACACTTGATGTCAATCCTAATGGATATGTCCACAAGTTCATGTGTGACAGAAAACTCGCGGAAAACAATGACTCCTGA
- the LOC132992703 gene encoding guanylyl cyclase-activating protein 2-like — MGQAQPKEHSEEIDIIAIQDMYKKFVNECPSGRLFLHEFRRFFGVDPTGEASDYAENMFRAFDNNGDNTIDFLEFVAALNLVFRGSLDHKLRWSFKVYDKDNNGSIDRKELRSIIDSIYRLKRGQTTGADDERLTVDEVVDRIFQAVDRDGDGHISMDEFIMGAKQDPWLLNMLKLDMNPARWIIEQRRKSAHF; from the exons ATGGGACAAGCACAGCCAAAAGAGCACAGTGAGGAGATTGATATCATAGCAATTCAGGACATGTATAAAAAATTTGTGAATGAGTGCCCGAGTGGACGACTTTTTCTGCACGAGTTTAGGCGCTTTTTCGGTGTGGATCCTACAGGGGAAGCGTCTGACTATGCGGAGAACATGTTTCGAGCTTTTGACAACAATGGG GACAATACCATTGATTTCCTTGAGTTTGTGGCAGCGCTTAATCTGGTTTTCCGGGGAAGTCTGGACCATAAACTGCGCTGGTCATTCAAGGTGTATGACAAAGACAACAACGGCTCCATAGACAGGAAAGAACTACGTTCAATAATCGAT AGTATCTATCGATTAAAGAGAGGCCAAACGACAGGGGCAGATGATGAGCGGCTTACAGTTGATGAGGTTGTGGATCGAATCTTCCAGGCAGTTGATCGAGATGGAGATG GTCATATCAGCATGGACGAGTTCATAATGGGCGCGAAGCAGGACCCCTGGCTCTTAAACATGTTGAAGTTGGATATGAACCCTGCCAGATGGATTATagaacagaggagaaagagtgCACACTTTTGA